The following proteins come from a genomic window of Thiothrix unzii:
- a CDS encoding alpha/beta fold hydrolase, giving the protein MATKLVLLPGLDGTGLLFQPLLEALGAAFPVQVICYPPDQCLSVEALAAQVRSQVAFDTDTVLLAESFSGLIAVELLRQGIPLRSVIFCASFASAPHPWLLKLAMHLPLERWWRLPLPESLLRLLGIDARLQALLKPAREQVLPGVAAYRLRLIAAARPFALAQRWEIPCHYLRAVNDRAVPERCADELRRYFAHVEITRIAQSGHFLLQTQPAACAAVLKRLVLH; this is encoded by the coding sequence ATGGCAACAAAACTCGTCCTCCTCCCCGGTCTTGATGGCACTGGCTTGCTGTTCCAGCCGTTACTGGAAGCATTGGGGGCAGCATTTCCGGTTCAGGTCATTTGTTACCCGCCCGATCAATGCCTGTCGGTGGAAGCGCTGGCGGCACAAGTTCGCTCACAAGTGGCGTTCGACACCGACACGGTATTACTGGCGGAATCGTTTTCCGGCTTGATCGCGGTGGAATTATTGCGGCAGGGAATCCCGTTACGTAGCGTTATTTTTTGCGCGTCGTTTGCCAGCGCACCGCATCCGTGGCTGTTGAAACTGGCGATGCATTTGCCGTTGGAGCGTTGGTGGCGGTTGCCATTACCTGAGTCATTGCTGCGATTGTTGGGTATTGATGCACGCTTACAAGCCTTGCTGAAACCTGCGCGGGAGCAAGTGCTGCCCGGCGTGGCGGCGTACCGTTTGCGGCTGATTGCAGCAGCACGCCCGTTTGCTTTGGCGCAACGCTGGGAAATCCCCTGTCATTATTTGCGGGCAGTCAATGATCGGGCAGTGCCGGAGCGGTGTGCAGATGAGTTACGGCGGTACTTTGCCCATGTGGAAATCACCCGCATTGCGCAGTCTGGGCATTTTTTGCTGCAAACCCAACCTGCGGCGTGTGCGGCGGTGTTAAAACGGTTGGTTCTCCACTAA
- a CDS encoding DUF2809 domain-containing protein has protein sequence MRLNLPMLFAAIALFVIEVIIATKLNDYTFIRAYFGDFLVVILVYCAVKAFWDVEPKRLAIGVFAFSLTVELAQLFRVADVLQLTGWARVVVGTSFSFHDVWMYAAGCFVVWWVDIRLSGKIC, from the coding sequence ATGCGTTTGAATTTGCCGATGCTATTTGCCGCTATCGCTTTGTTTGTCATTGAGGTGATTATCGCCACCAAGCTTAACGATTACACCTTCATTCGCGCCTATTTCGGCGATTTTCTGGTGGTCATTTTGGTGTATTGCGCGGTGAAAGCCTTCTGGGATGTGGAACCGAAACGGCTGGCTATCGGTGTATTTGCCTTCTCCCTGACGGTGGAGTTGGCGCAATTGTTCCGTGTGGCGGATGTACTGCAATTGACTGGCTGGGCGCGGGTGGTGGTGGGGACGAGTTTCAGTTTCCATGATGTGTGGATGTATGCGGCGGGGTGTTTCGTGGTGTGGTGGGTGGATATTCGCCTGAGCGGGAAGATATGCTGA
- a CDS encoding NlpC/P60 family protein, with the protein MLNSMVQPTDVMFIIPPHFLSVRYNGAHYPGSPNTNGLQGGANCQQFAYELLRHFGYQIPDLRSRELWEDTTHTCHVAELVWGDLLLWNKTSDAYGAHVGVYIGAGQAIHLAKDNGYPVIDRLENFLQHPAYRVFIGAKRIRSEKDHYD; encoded by the coding sequence ATGCTGAATAGTATGGTACAGCCTACCGACGTAATGTTTATTATCCCCCCACATTTTCTGAGCGTCCGTTACAACGGCGCACATTACCCCGGCTCGCCGAATACCAACGGTTTGCAAGGCGGGGCAAATTGCCAACAGTTTGCCTACGAATTGTTACGACATTTTGGCTATCAAATCCCAGACTTGCGTTCCCGCGAATTGTGGGAAGACACTACGCATACTTGCCATGTTGCGGAATTGGTGTGGGGTGATTTGTTGTTGTGGAACAAAACTTCCGACGCTTACGGTGCGCATGTGGGGGTGTATATCGGAGCGGGACAGGCTATTCACCTTGCTAAAGACAACGGCTATCCGGTGATTGATCGGCTGGAAAATTTTTTGCAACATCCTGCGTATCGGGTGTTTATCGGTGCAAAACGTATACGAAGTGAAAAAGATCATTATGATTAA
- a CDS encoding DUF4952 domain-containing protein: MIKKSLLIFALLYFFGIAAIWLDGATTGYEKSEYAVVLGNQVYPSGEPSERLKARLERAAELFRDGTVQQIIVSGGLGKEGHDEASVMKQYLEAQGIPPTSIILHSFGNNTELTASYAAEILQNNMNKSIIAVSQLYHLSRTKMAFAHAGFKDVGVAYPHYFEWRDVYASLREVPAWLKYRWQVYTEPECEDFLAKMDWKIAGLVYQSCHREVNSQTRKAIATYRVEGKYATVVEQLFRERTGMPAMKFACCGWEVQGASSFGTEIPGTVYGVFMMSDETGINERGMWDKIPSFTVKLLNVYWADI, translated from the coding sequence ATGATTAAAAAATCATTGCTTATTTTTGCATTGCTGTATTTCTTCGGCATTGCCGCCATCTGGCTTGACGGTGCAACTACTGGCTATGAAAAGTCGGAATACGCCGTGGTGCTGGGCAATCAGGTTTACCCTTCCGGCGAACCGTCCGAACGCCTGAAAGCACGGCTGGAACGCGCCGCCGAATTGTTCCGCGACGGCACGGTGCAACAGATCATCGTCAGCGGTGGTTTGGGTAAGGAGGGTCACGACGAAGCATCCGTGATGAAGCAATATCTGGAGGCGCAAGGCATCCCACCAACATCAATTATTCTGCACTCTTTCGGCAACAACACGGAACTCACTGCATCGTATGCGGCTGAAATATTACAAAATAACATGAACAAATCTATCATTGCTGTTTCCCAGTTGTATCACTTGTCCCGTACCAAAATGGCATTCGCGCACGCTGGGTTTAAAGACGTTGGTGTTGCATACCCCCATTATTTCGAGTGGCGGGATGTGTATGCATCGCTACGTGAAGTCCCCGCATGGTTAAAATATCGGTGGCAAGTATACACCGAACCTGAATGTGAAGATTTTTTGGCAAAAATGGACTGGAAAATAGCAGGATTAGTGTACCAATCCTGTCATCGGGAAGTGAACTCACAAACACGCAAAGCCATAGCAACCTATCGCGTTGAAGGTAAGTATGCGACGGTGGTAGAGCAACTTTTTCGTGAGCGGACGGGAATGCCTGCCATGAAATTTGCCTGCTGCGGCTGGGAGGTGCAAGGAGCATCGTCCTTTGGTACAGAAATTCCCGGTACAGTGTATGGTGTATTTATGATGTCAGACGAAACGGGCATCAATGAACGGGGAATGTGGGACAAAATCCCGTCATTCACCGTGAAGCTACTTAACGTGTATTGGGCAGATATTTGA
- a CDS encoding VOC family protein: MKMQQTRPQLNLLVLRCRDIELTRLFYEGLNLHFISEQHGNGSRHYTAVMDNGLVLELYPAKGEPDNTRLGFHFGGKSQRVLQDPDGRYVEVWQ, encoded by the coding sequence ATGAAAATGCAGCAAACACGCCCACAATTGAACTTACTGGTATTGCGCTGCCGTGATATTGAACTGACCCGCTTGTTTTACGAGGGGCTGAACCTCCACTTTATCTCAGAACAGCACGGTAACGGCTCAAGGCACTATACTGCTGTGATGGACAACGGGTTGGTTTTGGAACTATACCCCGCCAAGGGTGAGCCGGATAACACCCGTCTGGGATTTCATTTCGGTGGGAAAAGCCAGCGTGTCTTGCAAGATCCTGACGGGCGATACGTGGAGGTATGGCAATGA
- a CDS encoding YdcF family protein produces the protein MKWLTLLIALWLITVSSTIWHYGTQDNAAPAACIIVLGAAVQGNEPTPVFAERIRYAVSLYQRGLAAKLIFTGGRGEGNAHSESSVASHFAAQLGVPSDVIYREENSHTTQQNMVEAAAIMRQYGLDSAIVVSDPLHLKRAMWMANDVGIAAVSSPTPTSMYRSLATQLPFLAREVYFIHHYAVTGL, from the coding sequence ATGAAATGGCTTACCCTGCTTATTGCGCTTTGGCTCATCACCGTCAGCAGCACTATCTGGCACTACGGCACACAAGATAACGCCGCGCCCGCCGCTTGCATCATCGTGTTGGGTGCAGCGGTGCAAGGCAATGAGCCTACGCCCGTTTTTGCCGAACGTATCCGTTATGCAGTCAGTCTTTATCAGCGCGGGTTGGCGGCAAAGCTCATCTTCACGGGTGGCAGAGGTGAGGGCAATGCACATTCAGAAAGCAGCGTTGCCAGCCATTTTGCCGCGCAGCTTGGTGTACCGAGCGACGTGATTTACCGCGAAGAAAATTCCCACACCACGCAGCAAAATATGGTGGAAGCCGCCGCGATCATGCGCCAATACGGGCTGGATTCAGCGATTGTGGTAAGTGATCCGCTGCACCTGAAACGCGCCATGTGGATGGCAAATGACGTAGGCATTGCGGCGGTATCCTCGCCAACACCGACCAGTATGTACCGCTCGTTAGCGACGCAGTTACCGTTTTTGGCGCGGGAGGTGTATTTCATTCATCATTACGCAGTGACGGGGCTGTGA
- a CDS encoding tetratricopeptide repeat protein → MPVLGGLIILIQIAFAIHAIRTGRETFWIYIIAFLPGIGCAVYFFTQILPEMQNNRAVRSAGNTILKAIDPERELRRRKEELEIADTVQNRVKLADECIESGFPTEAIALLQRCLNNGHDDPDILLKLAQAQFVAAQFQETVDTLDSLIRANPNFRSPDGHLLYARSLEALGKIPQALEEYQALAVSYPGEEARWHYAHLLHQQGQTGRARQVLEEMQLRARRSPKYYRRKELEWLKQAEQLLKTLQE, encoded by the coding sequence ATGCCCGTACTTGGCGGACTCATCATCCTTATCCAAATAGCCTTTGCTATTCACGCTATCCGCACCGGACGCGAAACTTTCTGGATTTACATTATCGCATTTTTGCCCGGTATTGGTTGTGCGGTGTATTTTTTCACGCAAATCTTGCCGGAAATGCAAAACAACCGCGCGGTACGTTCCGCTGGTAACACCATCCTCAAAGCCATCGACCCGGAACGTGAATTGCGCCGTCGTAAGGAGGAACTGGAGATTGCCGATACCGTTCAGAATCGGGTAAAGCTTGCTGATGAATGCATCGAATCCGGTTTTCCTACCGAAGCGATTGCATTGTTACAACGTTGCTTAAACAATGGACATGATGACCCTGATATTTTGCTGAAACTGGCGCAAGCTCAATTCGTTGCAGCGCAGTTTCAGGAGACTGTTGATACTTTGGACTCGTTGATTCGAGCCAATCCTAACTTTCGCTCACCTGACGGGCATTTGTTATACGCCCGCAGTTTGGAAGCATTGGGGAAAATTCCGCAAGCACTGGAAGAATATCAAGCCCTTGCCGTCAGTTATCCCGGTGAAGAAGCCCGTTGGCATTATGCTCACCTGCTGCACCAGCAAGGGCAAACCGGACGGGCGCGGCAAGTGTTGGAGGAAATGCAGTTACGCGCCCGCCGTTCTCCCAAGTATTATCGCCGCAAAGAGCTGGAATGGCTCAAACAGGCGGAGCAATTGCTGAAAACCTTACAGGAGTGA
- a CDS encoding tyrosine-protein phosphatase, which produces MNNKRFLLLDILLLFCLSLFACQAEATDAPRPQWWAQPLVLEGVPNLHRINERLYRSAQPTAVGFRAVESLGVGTVLNLRQYHDDDDEATGIDMVLKHRWVNTSDFGDTEMLDALQTIATADSPVLVHCWHGADRTGTVIALYRMVCQSWSREQALDELQHGNYGYHAVFDNIPAYLQQVDIAKLRRQVSGVNCPR; this is translated from the coding sequence ATGAATAACAAGCGTTTTCTGCTATTAGATATATTACTGCTGTTTTGCCTCAGTTTGTTCGCTTGTCAAGCCGAGGCCACCGATGCGCCGCGTCCTCAGTGGTGGGCGCAACCACTGGTACTGGAAGGTGTCCCCAATCTGCACCGCATCAACGAGCGGCTATACCGCTCCGCCCAGCCGACAGCAGTAGGGTTTCGGGCGGTGGAATCTTTGGGTGTTGGTACTGTGCTGAATTTGCGCCAATACCACGATGACGACGATGAGGCCACTGGCATTGATATGGTGCTGAAACACCGCTGGGTCAACACGAGTGATTTCGGTGACACAGAAATGTTGGATGCGCTGCAAACCATCGCCACTGCCGACAGCCCGGTGTTGGTGCATTGCTGGCATGGCGCAGACCGTACCGGCACGGTTATTGCCTTGTATCGTATGGTGTGCCAAAGCTGGAGCAGGGAACAGGCATTGGACGAACTGCAACACGGCAACTACGGTTATCATGCCGTTTTCGATAATATTCCGGCTTATTTGCAACAGGTAGATATTGCCAAATTACGCCGTCAGGTGAGTGGGGTAAATTGTCCGCGATAA
- a CDS encoding DMT family transporter produces MQHSFLDRFSPYLLLVLTILFWAGNFNLARAIHADVPPLGLSFWRWAVAALILLPFAWGSMRAALPLAREHWRLVLALAVLGIAGFNSLVYVGLQTTTATNGVLLQSVTPITMILLAGLVLHEKSTLAQWAGIGVSLVGVLVIITKADWQVLQQLAFNRGDMWIVLATLDWSLYTVLLRKLPQGLRGTPILGFSITLGALAILPLYVYESVTFQTMPVTAVSVASIAYVAVFPSLLSYMFWNHATQKLGVNRTGQFSHLMPVFGILLATLLLGERLQLYHALGMLLVVAGLVLTNKTTGR; encoded by the coding sequence ATGCAACATTCATTTCTTGATCGGTTTTCCCCTTACTTGCTGCTAGTGCTGACGATTTTGTTCTGGGCGGGTAATTTTAATTTAGCACGGGCTATCCATGCGGATGTGCCGCCGCTGGGCTTGTCGTTTTGGCGTTGGGCGGTGGCGGCGTTGATTTTGTTACCATTTGCGTGGGGTTCGATGCGAGCGGCGTTGCCGTTGGCGCGGGAACATTGGCGTTTGGTGCTGGCGTTAGCGGTGTTGGGGATCGCGGGGTTCAACAGTCTGGTGTATGTCGGGTTGCAAACGACGACCGCGACGAATGGGGTGTTGCTGCAATCGGTTACGCCAATCACGATGATTTTGCTGGCGGGATTAGTGCTGCATGAAAAGAGTACGCTGGCGCAATGGGCGGGGATTGGCGTTTCGTTAGTCGGCGTATTGGTGATTATTACCAAAGCGGATTGGCAGGTTTTGCAGCAGTTGGCGTTCAATCGTGGCGATATGTGGATTGTGTTGGCAACGCTGGATTGGTCGTTGTACACGGTGTTATTGCGCAAGTTGCCGCAAGGTTTGCGGGGTACGCCGATTCTGGGGTTTTCGATTACCCTAGGGGCGTTGGCAATTTTGCCGCTGTATGTGTATGAAAGTGTGACGTTTCAAACCATGCCAGTGACGGCGGTAAGCGTGGCGAGTATTGCGTATGTGGCGGTGTTTCCGTCGCTATTGTCGTATATGTTTTGGAATCATGCGACGCAAAAGCTGGGGGTAAACCGTACCGGGCAGTTCAGCCATTTGATGCCGGTGTTCGGAATTTTGCTGGCGACGTTGTTATTGGGGGAACGCTTGCAGCTTTACCATGCACTGGGGATGCTACTGGTCGTGGCGGGTTTGGTGCTGACAAATAAAACCACCGGGCGTTGA
- a CDS encoding ribbon-helix-helix domain-containing protein, with product MATLHISLSDALKDFVQHQVELRGFSNASDYVRTLIREALEKQQFSETEKVLQKMAQLQTAYPILATAAGRDAFFDNMIKESAGTTAQQEDDIMQIAIAETNVHRQSK from the coding sequence ATGGCAACTTTACACATTTCACTTTCTGACGCATTGAAAGATTTCGTGCAACACCAAGTAGAGTTGCGCGGTTTTTCCAATGCCAGCGACTATGTACGCACCCTAATTCGTGAAGCACTCGAAAAGCAGCAATTTTCTGAAACGGAAAAAGTGTTGCAAAAAATGGCACAACTGCAAACCGCTTATCCGATACTGGCAACCGCAGCTGGGCGCGATGCTTTCTTTGACAACATGATCAAGGAATCAGCGGGTACGACCGCACAACAAGAAGATGACATTATGCAAATAGCCATCGCCGAAACCAATGTGCATCGGCAAAGCAAATGA
- a CDS encoding putative toxin-antitoxin system toxin component, PIN family — MMKVIIDCNILVSSGLKSRVCNAVLRYALRETQVVFSIAILSEYRDVLTRKKFVAQQENMQKILFAVYSGGTLVAHVPESNVLSPDPKDQPYIDLALATQADYLVTGNIQDFPNSPYGVTQAIKPARFLDLLGIVA; from the coding sequence ATGATGAAAGTCATCATTGATTGCAATATTTTAGTCTCATCTGGACTGAAAAGTCGGGTGTGCAATGCCGTTTTGCGCTATGCCTTACGGGAAACACAGGTCGTGTTCAGTATTGCCATTCTGAGCGAGTATCGGGATGTGCTGACACGGAAAAAGTTTGTAGCACAGCAGGAAAATATGCAGAAAATCCTATTTGCGGTGTATTCGGGTGGCACACTAGTAGCGCATGTACCTGAATCCAATGTGCTTTCCCCAGACCCCAAAGATCAACCCTATATCGACTTGGCGTTGGCTACACAAGCTGACTACCTGGTTACTGGCAATATACAGGATTTTCCAAACTCACCGTATGGCGTAACGCAGGCCATCAAACCTGCGCGTTTTCTGGATTTACTGGGAATAGTTGCTTAA
- the cobB gene encoding Sir2 family NAD+-dependent deacetylase, with protein MEERGAHPMTHPTNIVILTGAGISAESGIQTFRASDGLWHNHRIEEVATPQGFAKNPALVHEFYNARRQQLRDPAVQPNAAHLALVRLEREHSGNVLIVTQNVDDLHERAGSDNLLHMHGELNKIRCNHCGTGYECQEDIGTHTACNHCGKTGGMRPHIVWFREMPLYMDTIETALLNCDLFISIGTSGNVYPAAGFVEVARNNGAHTLELNLDPSSNSGLFHKSINGLASKIVPAFVESLLSHTI; from the coding sequence ATTGAAGAACGCGGAGCGCATCCCATGACCCACCCCACCAACATCGTCATCCTCACCGGCGCGGGCATTTCCGCCGAATCCGGCATTCAAACCTTCCGCGCCAGTGATGGTTTGTGGCACAACCACCGCATCGAAGAAGTCGCCACCCCGCAAGGTTTCGCCAAAAACCCCGCGCTGGTACACGAATTTTACAACGCCCGCCGCCAGCAATTGCGTGATCCGGCGGTGCAACCCAACGCCGCACATCTTGCCCTCGTCCGCTTGGAGCGTGAACATTCCGGCAATGTGTTGATCGTTACCCAAAACGTCGATGATTTGCACGAACGTGCTGGCAGTGACAACCTGCTACACATGCACGGCGAATTGAATAAAATCCGCTGCAACCATTGCGGCACGGGTTATGAGTGCCAAGAAGACATTGGTACGCACACTGCCTGCAACCATTGCGGAAAAACCGGCGGAATGCGCCCACACATCGTTTGGTTTCGTGAAATGCCCTTGTACATGGATACCATCGAAACCGCCTTGCTAAACTGCGATTTATTCATTTCCATCGGCACATCTGGGAACGTTTACCCCGCCGCTGGTTTTGTGGAAGTTGCCCGTAATAACGGTGCACACACGCTGGAGTTAAACCTTGACCCCAGCAGTAACAGTGGGTTATTCCACAAGTCTATCAACGGGTTAGCCAGTAAGATTGTGCCTGCGTTCGTTGAAAGTCTGTTAAGTCACACAATCTAA
- a CDS encoding lecithin retinol acyltransferase family protein, whose protein sequence is MNILPTSTPIETTEEPKLGDHLVSPRTGYTHHGIYSGGGKVIHYSGLADGLQSGAIEETTLEAFSNGRGFTIRHYNNPRFKGRYVVDRALSRLEEDLYCVRTNNCEHFCEWCINDEHSSEQVNSVKALAIAAALVIVPRLIVPLPVTVAATIGYGAYRLSKDALSPAQKEL, encoded by the coding sequence ATGAACATATTGCCCACATCAACACCAATTGAAACGACGGAAGAGCCTAAGCTGGGCGATCATTTGGTTTCTCCTCGCACAGGGTACACACATCATGGTATTTATAGCGGTGGTGGTAAAGTCATTCACTATTCTGGATTGGCAGATGGCTTACAATCAGGAGCAATAGAAGAAACAACACTCGAAGCCTTCAGCAACGGACGCGGTTTCACGATAAGACACTACAACAACCCACGCTTTAAAGGTCGATATGTCGTAGATCGGGCTCTATCGCGTTTGGAAGAAGACCTATATTGCGTTCGGACGAACAACTGTGAACATTTCTGCGAATGGTGTATTAACGACGAACACAGTAGCGAACAAGTCAATAGTGTGAAAGCTTTAGCAATAGCCGCAGCTCTAGTCATTGTACCAAGGCTTATCGTACCCTTGCCTGTTACCGTCGCTGCCACTATCGGCTATGGTGCATATCGTTTAAGTAAAGACGCTCTGTCACCAGCACAAAAAGAACTTTGA
- a CDS encoding dynamin family protein, which translates to MDWKSISKVYATKLKSALDVQRHALQLANLSQARQAGITEAQINKLQQAGKIAEKQMHRLDNGEFRIAVVGLEKAGKSTFINAWLGCDLLPAKTERCTFTTTQIYSVQHTNEQRFETEPKTTAAFRLYEDELTSQSNSADRSAAQKAVNDLEVIRKHRNTLQEILTEGKRSQVFTQLTDIKETLTKYVADERYAHAMQEARLYTRELAAVDGVVFYDVPGLDSGLSKHIEESKAMLADCDAIILVQRRDISLKAYEQDLIRFGENGDPYLKLADKLFVFWGQVDLQPSRTILEEDWQKLLAIWQAENIPENRIVRGSAGAHLVLQGFDIPKIGSLSSVQEKMTLLTDITDLSELKQATGIPELQCRIQHYLNIERTTLLEKRCKGMLEDITNTAQHIYQTISKLYPEDPEQAKRKQDENNIKEFYQWQKPRWDKIHANINKISKNYLDNIAIFNNFSESYAISVQHKIENLPSRQVDARNLVFDKCSTPVFDPAASNLAWREKLYKESRELLNAIATNMANGLVQEAHTLIDDMKQELWHSDDVESHLIEDKQHYQHDLERSFNTLFMRFARPVVETLIRKPVGSTARTEIIKRLDVDIESIDNYVETDEPAFHRIKRYAKHGSSLLTNAKLRSEILSTSAAAKFVLRKNFMTNIAVDLLEEAADTISSNDSNHYDTVVLEVEADIQALEHFLLQGIFDAAGFKTFREQELSSLRDSFLEKESTWLGVMQNEWKNGNPALLKELPPHLQNLKFDTVVSDKLRQLGIALHQ; encoded by the coding sequence ATGGATTGGAAATCAATTTCAAAAGTTTATGCCACTAAATTAAAATCTGCATTAGATGTGCAACGTCATGCCTTGCAATTGGCAAACTTGTCACAAGCTCGCCAAGCGGGCATCACCGAGGCACAAATTAACAAGTTGCAGCAAGCAGGTAAGATTGCTGAGAAACAAATGCATCGTCTGGATAATGGTGAGTTTCGCATTGCAGTCGTGGGATTAGAGAAGGCAGGAAAAAGTACGTTCATTAATGCATGGCTGGGCTGTGACCTATTGCCCGCCAAAACCGAACGCTGCACGTTTACTACCACTCAAATTTATTCTGTTCAACATACCAATGAGCAACGCTTTGAAACAGAACCTAAAACAACCGCAGCTTTCCGTTTATACGAAGATGAATTAACCAGTCAATCCAACAGTGCTGACCGGAGTGCTGCCCAAAAAGCCGTAAATGATCTGGAAGTTATCCGCAAACACCGTAATACGCTGCAAGAAATCCTTACAGAAGGTAAACGCTCTCAAGTTTTCACTCAACTGACAGACATAAAAGAAACGCTGACTAAATATGTGGCGGATGAGCGTTATGCCCATGCCATGCAGGAAGCACGACTTTATACTCGCGAACTCGCGGCTGTAGATGGTGTAGTATTTTATGATGTACCAGGGCTGGATTCCGGTTTATCTAAACACATCGAAGAATCGAAAGCGATGCTAGCAGATTGTGATGCCATTATTTTGGTACAACGTCGCGACATCAGTCTTAAAGCTTATGAACAGGATTTAATTCGATTTGGGGAAAATGGTGATCCGTATCTCAAACTAGCAGATAAACTATTTGTATTCTGGGGACAAGTAGATTTGCAACCTTCCCGCACTATTTTAGAAGAAGACTGGCAAAAACTGCTCGCTATCTGGCAAGCGGAAAACATCCCAGAAAATCGGATTGTTCGTGGTTCAGCCGGAGCTCATTTGGTGTTGCAGGGTTTTGACATCCCTAAAATTGGTTCGCTAAGCAGCGTACAAGAAAAAATGACATTACTGACTGATATTACCGATCTTAGCGAATTGAAACAAGCCACTGGCATTCCCGAATTACAGTGCCGGATCCAGCATTATCTGAATATTGAGCGCACCACTTTACTAGAAAAACGCTGTAAAGGTATGTTAGAAGATATTACCAACACAGCCCAACACATTTACCAAACTATCAGCAAGCTCTATCCAGAAGATCCCGAACAAGCCAAACGCAAACAAGACGAAAACAATATAAAAGAGTTTTATCAATGGCAGAAACCACGATGGGATAAAATTCATGCAAACATTAATAAAATCAGCAAAAATTATCTTGACAACATAGCTATTTTTAATAATTTTAGCGAAAGCTATGCAATCTCGGTACAGCACAAGATAGAAAATTTGCCATCACGTCAAGTGGATGCACGTAACCTCGTATTCGATAAATGCAGTACTCCTGTTTTTGATCCAGCAGCTAGTAACCTTGCATGGCGTGAAAAGCTCTATAAAGAATCACGTGAACTACTAAATGCTATTGCTACTAATATGGCTAACGGCTTGGTGCAAGAGGCTCACACGCTGATTGACGACATGAAGCAAGAATTATGGCATTCCGATGATGTCGAATCACACTTGATTGAAGATAAACAACACTACCAACACGATCTTGAGCGCAGTTTTAATACCTTATTCATGCGTTTTGCACGACCGGTAGTCGAAACATTAATCAGAAAACCCGTTGGCAGTACCGCCCGCACAGAAATTATCAAACGTCTGGATGTCGATATTGAAAGCATCGACAATTACGTTGAAACGGATGAACCCGCTTTCCATCGCATCAAACGCTACGCCAAACATGGCTCTAGTTTACTGACTAATGCCAAGTTACGTTCTGAGATTTTAAGTACGTCTGCGGCAGCAAAATTTGTCTTACGTAAAAACTTCATGACGAATATCGCTGTAGACTTGCTTGAAGAAGCTGCCGACACCATTTCCAGTAACGACAGCAATCATTACGACACAGTAGTACTTGAAGTGGAAGCCGACATTCAGGCATTAGAACATTTTCTATTACAAGGAATTTTCGATGCCGCAGGTTTTAAAACATTCCGCGAACAAGAATTATCCAGTCTACGGGATTCTTTCCTCGAAAAAGAAAGTACATGGCTAGGTGTGATGCAAAATGAATGGAAAAATGGCAATCCCGCCCTTTTGAAGGAATTACCCCCTCATTTACAAAATCTAAAATTTGATACGGTTGTCAGCGATAAATTGCGGCAATTGGGCATTGCCCTACACCAATAG